In a single window of the Magnetococcales bacterium genome:
- a CDS encoding phosphate ABC transporter substrate-binding protein has translation MTGWRSLLFSGLVGVLVFQSPSAHAFSDPNVQVLRNKGSDTMIKAVRAWAEGFGEVDSSVLLEVYGGGSGNGIAALINGHVEIANSSRPMKPKEARLVRKRSRKPPMGLVVGLDAVGIVVHKNNPLNGISVSQLREIFDKKGSFTSWADLEVSVPGCQGQEIKRISRKNNSGTYSFFKHSILGKRRHFHPERYTVGSASAVIKEVSSTPCAIGYSGMAYVTGDQLKTLCLATDQGPCIPPTAQSIRNKTYPLARPLYMYTLGEPEGVLKSFLMWVVGTEGQARLKAEGYVTINP, from the coding sequence TTGACGGGGTGGCGATCCCTGCTTTTTTCCGGCCTGGTTGGGGTGTTGGTTTTTCAGAGCCCCAGTGCCCATGCTTTTTCCGACCCCAATGTGCAGGTGCTGCGCAACAAGGGCTCAGACACCATGATCAAGGCGGTGCGGGCCTGGGCTGAAGGGTTTGGCGAGGTTGATTCCAGCGTGCTTCTGGAGGTGTATGGTGGTGGTTCCGGCAACGGCATTGCCGCCCTCATCAACGGTCATGTGGAGATTGCCAACTCCAGCCGTCCCATGAAGCCAAAAGAGGCCCGGCTGGTTCGAAAACGTTCCCGCAAACCCCCCATGGGGCTTGTGGTGGGGCTTGATGCCGTTGGCATTGTTGTTCACAAAAACAACCCATTGAATGGCATCAGTGTCTCTCAATTGAGAGAAATTTTTGATAAAAAAGGCAGCTTCACTAGTTGGGCGGATTTGGAGGTATCGGTGCCTGGGTGCCAGGGGCAGGAGATCAAGCGCATCAGCCGTAAAAACAATTCCGGAACCTACAGCTTTTTCAAACATTCGATCCTGGGCAAGCGTCGCCACTTCCATCCAGAGCGCTATACGGTAGGCAGTGCCAGCGCTGTCATCAAAGAGGTGAGCTCCACTCCTTGCGCCATTGGCTATAGCGGCATGGCTTATGTTACAGGCGATCAACTGAAAACTCTCTGCCTGGCCACCGACCAAGGTCCCTGCATTCCACCTACAGCCCAATCCATCCGCAACAAAACCTATCCCCTGGCAAGACCCCTCTACATGTATACGTTGGGAGAGCCTGAAGGGGTGCTCAAAAGTTTTTTGATGTGGGTCGTCGGTACAGAAGGGCAGGCCAGACTGAAAGCGGAAGGCTACGTGACCATTAACCCCTGA